One window of the Pseudochaenichthys georgianus chromosome 21, fPseGeo1.2, whole genome shotgun sequence genome contains the following:
- the mettl21cb gene encoding S-adenosylmethionine-dependent methyltransferase domain-containing protein, with product METLPKVSQHAQETHQIMENELDDKQDGKLPAEEQGVANEALTDQNVMAGEALDRRNIWEPSVYYALGNESFYIAGHDISIRESMDTFGALIWPGGIALSQFLENNQQQLNLMDKAVLEIGAGTGLLSIVASLLGAWVTATDLPDILSNLTFNLLRNTRGRCRYTPQVSALTWAQHLQRDFPYPAFHYDYVLASDVVYPHGSINELLETMQHFCRPGSRTTLLWANKIRFQSDLKFTESFESSFNTALLAELPQQEVRIYKATAKE from the exons ATGGAAACATTGCCAAAAGTCAGCCAACATGCCCAAGAGACGCATCAAATAATGGAAAACGAGTTGGATGACAAACAGGATGGAAAACTACCAGCGGAGGAGCAGGGGGTCGCAAATGAGG CATTAACAGACCAGAACGTGATGGCAGGAGAGGCTCTGGACAGAAGGAACATCTGGGAGCCGAGTGTTTACTACGCACTGGGGAATGAGTCCTTTTATATCGCAGGTCATGACATCAGCATCCGCGAGTCTATGGATACTTTTGGTGCTCTGATCTGGCCCGGG GGCATAGCTTTGAGCCAGTTCTTGGAGAATAACCAGCAGCAATTGAACCTGATGGACAAAGCAGTTCTGGAGATTGGAGCTGGGACTGGCTTGCTCTCAATAGTGGCAAGTCTGCTCG GTGCTTGGGTGACAGCTACGGACCTGCCTGACATCTTATCTAATCTGACCTTTAACCTCCTGAGGAACACGAGGGGTCGCTGTCGCTACACCCCTCAGGTGTCCGCCCTCACCTGGGCTCAGCACCTGCAGAGAGACTTCCCCTACCCGGCCTTCCACTACGACTACGTGCTCGCTTCGGACGTGGTCTACCCCCACGGATCCATCAATGAACTGCTGGAGACCATGCAGCACTTCTGCCGACCGGGGAGTCGCACGACGCTGCTTTGGGCCAACAAGATCCGGTTCCAGTCAGATTTAAAGTTCACGGAGAGCTTCGAGAGCAGCTTCAACACCGCGCTGCTCGCCGAGCTGCCACAGCAGGAGGTGAGGATTTACAAAGCCACAGCCAAGGAGTGA
- the grk1a gene encoding rhodopsin kinase GRK1, which produces MDIGGLTTVVANSAYINARGSFDGTNTATSRDKKYHSRLRLPDLPVCEGLRDTLDVTFDSVCVEQPIGKRLFREFLDKDANVEYHGACRLWKDLEAYDMAEDSGRAKKASKIVQHYMEPSGKHFCSFLSEDLIAKVKENQEAAGDDLFVAAWAMLLDFLRETPYSSFLESLFLKRYLQWKWLEMQPMDADWFLDFRVLGKGGFGEVSACQMKATGKLYACKKLNKKRLKKRKGFEGAMVEKRILEKVYSRFIVSLAYAFQTKEEICLVMTIMNGGDLKYHIYLVDENNPGFDEPRACFYIAQIIQGLEHLHQKRIIYRDLKPENVLLDNDGNVRISDLGLAVELKEGKTQTKGYAGTPGYMAPEMLKGEKYDTSVDYFTLGVTLYEFIAAKNPFRNRGEKVEREEMKERMLTREVTYEENFSENVRSLCDGLLVRDVEKRMGFKNECCDEIRAHAFFSDINWRKLNAGILHPPFVPDAKVVYAKSLDDVGAFSSVKGVTLDDPDKSFFDEFSSGNIPIPWQEEMIETGIYGELNIWGPNGSIPKDRRESVMEQQKSSTCCVS; this is translated from the exons ATGGATATCGGAGGCCTGACCACAGTGGTAGCAAACTCTGCTTACATCAATGCTCGTGGAAGTTTTGATGGCACCAATACAGCAACATCCCGGGATAAAAAGTACCACTCCCGCCTCAGGCTGCCCGACCTCCCAGTGTGTGAGGGCCTGAGGGACACCCTGGATGTGACCTTTGACTCGGTGTGTGTGGAGCAGCCCATCGGCAAGCGCCTCTTTAGAGAGTTCTTGGATAAAGATGCAAATGTCGAGTATCACGGGGCTTGCCGTTTGTGGAAAGACCTGGAGGCGTATGACATggctgaggattctgggagGGCAAAGAAAGCCTCAAAGATAGTCCAGCATTACATGGAGCCCTCTGGCAAACACTTCTGCTCCTTCCTGTCAGAGGACCTCATCGCCAAGGTGAAGGAGAACCAGGAGGCAGCAGGCGATGATCTGTTTGTAGCAGCATGGGCCATGCTGTTGGACTTCCTGCGAGAGACCCCCTACTCCTCCTTCCTGGAGAGCCTGTTTCTGAAGAGGTACCTGCAGTGGAAGTGGCTGGAGATGCAGCCCATGGACGCAGACTGGTTCCTGGACTTCCGTGTGCTGGGGAAAGGTGGGTTTGGGGAGGTGTCGGCCTGTCAGATGAAAGCCACGGGGAAACTGTACGCCTGTAAGAAACTCAACAAGAAGAGGCTGAAGAAGAGGAAAGGCTTTGAG GGGGCGATGGTGGAGAAGAGGATTCTTGAGAAGGTTTACAGTCGCTTCATTGTGTCATTGGCGTACGCCTTCCAGACAAAGGAGGAAATTTGTCTGGTGATGACCATCATGAACGGAGGAGACCTCAA GTACCACATCTACCTGGTGGATGAGAACAACCCGGGCTTCGATGAGCCCAGAGCCTGTTTCTACATCGCTCAGATCATCCAGGGCTTGGAGCACCTCCACCAGAAGAGAATCATCTACAGAGATCTCAAACCAGAAAATGTGCTGCTGGATAATGATG GGAATGTGCGTATATCTGACCTGGGTCTTGCTGTGGAGCTGAAAGAAGGCAAAACACAGACCAAAGGATACGCTGGGACTCCAG GGTACATGGCTCCCGAGATGCTGAAAGGAGAGAAGTATGACACCTCAGTCGACTACTTCACTCTGGGAGTCACGCTGTATGAGTTCATTGCCGCTAAGAATCCATTCAGAAACAGAGGGGAAAAG GTTGAACGTGAGGAGATGAAAGAGCGGATGCTGACCCGGGAGGTGACCTACGAGGAAAACTTCAGTGAGAACGTTCGCTCGCTCTGTGACGGGCTGCTGGTCAGAGACGTTGAGAAGAGGATGGGCTTCAAGAACGAATGCTGCGATGAGATCAGAGCGCACGCTTTCTTCAGTGACATCAACTGGAGGAAACTGAACGCAG GAATTCTGCATCCACCTTTCGTCCCGGACGCTAAAGTGGTGTACGCTAAAAGTCTGGACGACGTTGGAGCTTTCTCCTCGGTGAAGGGAGTGACCTTGGATGATCCTGATAAAAGCTTTTTCGATGAGTTTTCCTCGGGCAACATCCCCATCCCCTGGCAAGAGGAGATGATCGAAACAGGCATCTATGGAGAGCTCAATATTTGGGGTCCTAACGGCAGCATCCCCAAAGACCGCAGGGAGTCTGTAATGGAGCAGCAAAAGTCATCAACCTGCTGCGTTTCGTAG
- the LOC117466801 gene encoding transcription factor Dp-1-like produces MAKDAGLIETNGELKVFIDQNLSPSKGVLSLVTVQATAVPVAKQLLPKTLGQSNLNIAAHMQHLPHMVIGTPQRPTMSNTILVNSPHTPSSQFLTQNPPSDASPWSSGKRGKKGEKNGKGLRHFSMKVCEKVQKKGVTTYNEVADELVAEFSSADSHMSPNDAHVYDQKNIRRRVYDALNVLMAMNIISKEKKEIKWIGLPTNSAQECQNLEVERQRRLERIKQKQSQLQELILQQIAFKNLVQRNRQTEQQANRSPPPNSIIHLPFIIVNTSKKTVIDCSISNDKFEYLFNFDSMFEIHDDIEVLKRMGMACGLEVGKCSPEDLKVARSLVPKALEPYVIEMAKGPISNVYITGGSSANGARYPASSDGCTDGTMASSSNDSHYSGSRVETPVSYMGDEDDEEEYDENDDED; encoded by the exons ATGGCGAAAGAT GCTGGTCTGATAGAAACTAACGGAGAGCTGAAGGTTTTCATCGATCAGAATCTGAGCCCCAGCAAAG GTGTCCTGTCTTTGGTTACAGTCCAGGCTACAGCTGTCCCCGTGGCCAAACAGCTACTTCCCAAAACCCTTGGCCAATCCAATTTGAACATTGCTGCACACATGCAACATTTGCCACACATG GTGATAGGAACACCCCAGAGGCCTACGATGTCCAATACCATTTTGGTAAACAGTCCACATACACCCAGTTCCCAGTTCCTCACTCAGAATCCACCATCAGATGCCTCTCCGTGGTCTTCAGG AAAACGCGGAAAGAAAGGGGAAAAGAATGGAAAGGGCTTGAGGCATTTCTCCATGAAAGTGTGTGAGAAGGTGCAGAAGAAAGGAGTCACCACCTACAACGAGGTGGCAGATGAACTGGTTGCAGAATTCAGCTCTGCAGACAGCCACATGTCACCCAACGACGCA CACGTGTACGACCAGAAGAACATCCGACGGCGTGTGTACGATGCACTTAATGTGCTTATGGCCATGAACATTATCTCTAAAGAGAAGAAGGAAATCAAATGGATTGGCCTTCCCACCAACTCAGCGCAAGAGTGCCAAAACCTAGAG GTGGAGAGACAAAGGCGGCTTGAGAGAATCAAGCAGAAACAGTCGCAGCTTCAGGAGCTCATACTGCAG CAAATAGCTTTTAAGAACCTGGTGCAGCGGAACAGACAGACGGAGCAGCAGGCAAACAGATCTCCACCTCCCAACTCCATCATCCACCTCCCGTTCATTATCGTCAACACCAGCAAGAAAACGGTCATCGACTGCAGCATCTCGAATGACAA GTTCGAGTATTTGTTCAACTTCGACAGCATGTTTGAGATCCACGATGACATCGAGGTGCTGAAGCGGATGGGCATGGCCTGCGGTCTGGAGGTGGGGAAGTGTTCTCCGGAGGACCTGAAGGTCGCACGCAGTCTGGTGCCCAAAGCGCTGGAGCCCTACGTTATAG agatGGCAAAGGGTCCAATCAGTAACGTCTACATCACTGGAGGGTCCTCAGCAAATGGAGCCCGTTACCCTGCAAGCAG CGACGGCTGCACTGATGGCACCATGGCCTCCAGCTCGAACGACTCTCACTACAGCGGGTCTCGCGTGGAGACTCCAGTGTCTTATATGGGGGACGAAGACGACGAGGAAGAGTACGACGAAAATGACGATGAAGACTAA